The proteins below are encoded in one region of Rhododendron vialii isolate Sample 1 chromosome 7a, ASM3025357v1:
- the LOC131332810 gene encoding uncharacterized protein LOC131332810 produces the protein MTFRRWLDNLTGVVVRWDRWAGMEADFLPRSREVTRSRVLLECPLGWQWYLGDRVTRQSLGLPAFVVPGLLPPRVQRTESYTRAELELFTVLDTDLERQLRRSLDYTAYADRSSRDG, from the exons atgactttccggcgctggctggataacctgacaggggttgtg GTTCGCTGGGACAGGTGGGCGGGGATGGAGGCTGACTTCCTTCCGAGGAGTCGGGAGGTGACACGGAGCAGGGTCCTACTGGAGTGCCCtctgggctggcagtggtacctgggggatcgagtgactcgaCAGTCACTTGGTCTTCCAGCGTTCGTGGTTCCTGGGCTGCTTCCTCCACGCGTGCAGAGGACTGAGTCCTACACTCGCGCTGAGCTTGAGCTGTTCACCGTGCTGGACACGGATCTGGAGAGGCAACTTCGACGCTCCTTGGACTACACAGCTTATGCAGATCG gagttcgaGAGACGGGTAG